One genomic window of Candidatus Methylomirabilota bacterium includes the following:
- a CDS encoding N-acetylmuramidase domain-containing protein has protein sequence MPVAFRGEGEVLDADGVAAACDMLGVRAAELWAVLTVETRGCGYLADRRPLILFERHYFSRLTKRRFDAKYSDVSNSQWGGYVGGAREYDRLARAIKLDRAAALRSASWGLGQVMGDNFKAAGFVDVEPLVSAFVASENAQLAGMACFIGAIGAAAHLRAHNWPAFAAAYNGPAYAQNSYDERLRAAHQKYVTGALPDLAVRGIQAYLVYLGYNPGPVDGVVGRFTRSALRMFQEKEGLPIREAFDADMLKAVRERAVRGA, from the coding sequence ATGCCGGTCGCCTTCCGAGGCGAGGGCGAGGTGCTGGACGCCGACGGCGTCGCCGCGGCCTGCGACATGCTCGGGGTGCGCGCCGCCGAGCTGTGGGCGGTACTCACCGTGGAGACCCGAGGCTGCGGCTATCTCGCCGACCGCCGCCCCCTCATCCTCTTCGAGCGCCACTACTTCAGCCGCCTCACCAAACGGCGCTTTGACGCAAAATATTCAGACGTCAGCAATTCCCAGTGGGGCGGCTACGTGGGCGGCGCCCGCGAGTACGACCGCCTCGCCCGTGCGATCAAGCTCGACCGCGCGGCGGCGCTCCGCAGCGCGTCCTGGGGGCTCGGCCAGGTCATGGGGGACAACTTCAAGGCCGCCGGATTCGTGGACGTGGAGCCGCTGGTCAGCGCGTTCGTGGCCTCGGAGAACGCTCAGCTCGCCGGCATGGCGTGCTTCATCGGAGCCATCGGCGCCGCCGCCCACCTGCGCGCCCACAACTGGCCGGCCTTCGCCGCCGCGTACAACGGCCCCGCCTACGCGCAGAACTCCTACGACGAGCGGCTGCGCGCGGCGCATCAGAAGTACGTGACGGGCGCGCTGCCCGATCTCGCCGTGCGGGGCATCCAGGCCTATCTCGTGTATCTCGGCTACAACCCCGGCCCGGTGGACGGCGTGGTGGGGCGCTTCACGCGCTCGGCCCTGCGCATGTTCCAGGAGAAGGAAGGGCTGCCGATCCGCGAGGCGTTCGACGCGGACATGCTGAAGGCGGTGCGAGAGCGAGCAGTGCGCGGAGCCTGA
- the gspD gene encoding type II secretion system secretin GspD yields the protein MRTLARVLLLVLLMTASATAADPPRTVVLNFDNADIEVVIQAAAEIVGFNYVFGPNVRGRKVTLQTVGKIPREDLMAFLLTVLDVNGLAAVKTDNVYRIITRDGAPQNAVRTVVGRDPAPGGVGGEIVTQVVPLSYLNAADAVTILRPFVAAEGSVSAHRETNILILTDTASNIRRLLDIVKVMDVPVALEEPQIIPLQHADAQDLAQLLNQMFVSGRARGGGGAVVAPGVPLAPAAPGAAPRPPSVGGEVGGGSVGGGSERPPLIIAERRSNSLVVHARKQDLEAIRRLVERLDVNMRGGQQVFVHFAENTKARDLATTLDAIYGRGDRGVAITGTQTPRGGSGIARDIAGGPIPPLSPPSIPSVSPGAVPVSLPPDALMARPEIRFIADEVTNAVIVTTYPRLWQEIQETIKQLDKMPRQVLIQVLAVEVTLTDDTKLGMDWAVRSGKFTATSSPSGLLPGIPPQSLIPLGGPVPAGLSMFAFATDRFLAALNALAAHNLVNVLSNPAVMTTENKKAVINVSQSVPIVTSQQVPVATGGITGNAITQTVEYRDAGVVLTVTPRIGEQGTVALDVKQEVNEVGQPEPPPINSPRFTKREAETSVVLLNNQTLVLGGLIQNRRTTTQNGVPFLHRIPVLGFLFGFKEEKIEKTELVLVITPRVVGTAIEAARITEEMRRATPDLEETARRAPRTAPPLLDVVPVPPARPPGLD from the coding sequence ATGAGAACGCTCGCGCGCGTCCTTCTGCTGGTCCTCCTCATGACGGCGTCCGCCACCGCCGCCGACCCGCCGCGCACGGTCGTGCTGAACTTCGACAACGCCGACATCGAGGTGGTGATCCAGGCCGCGGCCGAGATCGTCGGCTTCAACTATGTGTTCGGGCCGAACGTGCGGGGCCGCAAGGTGACACTCCAGACCGTCGGCAAGATTCCCCGAGAAGACCTGATGGCCTTCCTCCTGACGGTCCTGGACGTCAATGGTCTCGCTGCGGTGAAGACTGACAACGTTTATCGCATCATCACGCGCGATGGTGCGCCCCAGAACGCCGTGCGTACGGTGGTGGGGCGCGATCCCGCGCCGGGTGGGGTAGGCGGTGAGATCGTGACCCAGGTCGTGCCGCTGAGCTACCTCAACGCCGCGGACGCGGTGACGATCTTGCGTCCCTTCGTGGCCGCGGAGGGCTCGGTGAGCGCCCATCGCGAGACCAATATCTTGATCCTCACCGACACCGCCTCCAACATCCGCCGCCTGCTCGACATCGTGAAGGTCATGGACGTGCCGGTGGCCCTCGAAGAGCCGCAGATCATCCCGCTCCAGCACGCCGACGCGCAGGATCTGGCCCAGCTGCTCAACCAGATGTTCGTCAGCGGCCGCGCCCGCGGCGGCGGCGGCGCCGTCGTCGCGCCCGGTGTCCCCTTGGCGCCGGCCGCGCCGGGCGCGGCGCCCCGACCACCCAGCGTCGGGGGCGAGGTGGGCGGCGGGTCTGTGGGTGGCGGGTCCGAGCGCCCGCCCCTCATCATTGCCGAGCGCCGCTCGAACTCCCTCGTCGTCCACGCGCGCAAGCAGGATCTGGAGGCGATACGCCGCCTCGTCGAGCGACTCGATGTGAACATGCGCGGCGGACAGCAGGTGTTCGTTCACTTCGCCGAGAACACGAAGGCGCGAGATCTGGCGACTACGCTGGACGCCATCTACGGCCGAGGCGACCGCGGCGTGGCCATTACCGGCACCCAGACGCCACGCGGGGGCAGCGGGATCGCGCGAGACATCGCGGGCGGCCCCATTCCCCCGCTGTCGCCGCCCTCGATCCCGTCCGTCTCCCCCGGCGCGGTGCCGGTGAGCCTCCCCCCGGACGCTCTGATGGCCCGGCCCGAGATCCGCTTCATCGCGGATGAGGTGACTAATGCCGTGATCGTGACGACCTATCCGCGGCTTTGGCAGGAGATCCAGGAGACGATCAAGCAGCTCGACAAGATGCCGCGCCAGGTGCTAATCCAGGTGCTCGCCGTCGAAGTCACCCTCACTGACGACACCAAGCTCGGCATGGATTGGGCGGTGCGCAGCGGGAAGTTCACCGCCACGTCCTCGCCCTCTGGGCTCCTGCCCGGCATCCCGCCGCAGAGCCTCATCCCTCTCGGCGGGCCCGTCCCCGCGGGCCTGAGCATGTTCGCCTTCGCTACCGACCGCTTCCTCGCTGCGCTCAACGCGCTCGCCGCTCACAATCTCGTGAACGTGCTGTCGAATCCCGCGGTCATGACCACTGAAAATAAGAAAGCGGTCATCAATGTCTCGCAGTCGGTGCCGATCGTAACGTCGCAGCAAGTACCGGTGGCCACCGGCGGCATTACGGGCAATGCGATAACCCAGACCGTGGAATACCGCGATGCCGGCGTCGTCCTCACCGTCACCCCGCGCATCGGCGAGCAGGGCACGGTGGCGCTGGACGTCAAGCAGGAGGTCAACGAGGTCGGCCAGCCGGAGCCTCCGCCCATCAACTCCCCGCGGTTCACGAAGCGAGAGGCAGAAACCTCGGTGGTGCTGCTGAACAACCAAACCCTCGTGCTCGGCGGCCTCATCCAGAACCGGCGCACGACGACGCAGAACGGTGTGCCGTTCCTCCACCGCATCCCGGTTCTCGGCTTCCTCTTCGGCTTCAAGGAGGAGAAGATCGAGAAGACGGAGCTGGTGCTGGTGATCACGCCGCGGGTCGTGGGCACCGCGATCGAGGCCGCGCGCATCACCGAGGAGATGCGGCGCGCCACGCCCGATCTGGAAGAGACTGCCCGCCGGGCGCCGCGGACCGCGCCGCCCCTGCTCGATGTGGTGCCGGTGCCGCCCGCACGGCCGCCCGGGCTCGACTAG
- a CDS encoding MFS transporter yields MTTLFVAQVCGSTGHSMSLAVGSILAASLTGTNTWSGLPVSVGALGTALASWPLARFMGRAGRRPGLTLGYGLAVAGAVIGMLGVMMGSFAVMLVGMAFFGIGNTSNLLARYAAADITAPAGRGKAMGIIVWGSAAGSMIGPMLMDPALRVGAALGIASTASAFLVSVAGYSVAALLNAALLRPDPLAIARELEGQPSAAREAASRPVDRARTFGELLGDLRVQIALTTLMVSQFVMIATTSTSPVYLHDQGHRVGVIGIAVALHLAGMYVSSPLSGWLSDRFGRLPMIGLGALVLIAAVMLAGLAPGTNGPLVILGLFVNGIGWNLAFVAGSALLTDALAPAERASIQGLADLFMGLMGALGSAVGGMILGLWGFAILNAVGAVLTFGPLAVTLVRRPALATASARTPLL; encoded by the coding sequence ATGACCACGCTCTTCGTGGCCCAGGTCTGCGGCAGCACGGGCCACTCGATGAGCCTCGCCGTCGGCAGCATCCTCGCCGCCAGCCTCACCGGCACCAACACCTGGTCGGGCCTCCCCGTCTCGGTGGGCGCGCTGGGCACCGCGCTCGCAAGCTGGCCGCTCGCGCGCTTCATGGGCCGCGCCGGGCGCCGCCCGGGGTTGACGCTGGGCTACGGCCTCGCGGTGGCGGGCGCGGTCATCGGCATGCTGGGCGTGATGATGGGCAGCTTCGCGGTGATGCTCGTCGGCATGGCCTTCTTCGGCATCGGCAACACGTCGAATCTCCTCGCGCGCTATGCGGCGGCCGACATAACCGCGCCGGCCGGGCGCGGCAAGGCCATGGGCATCATCGTCTGGGGCTCGGCGGCCGGCTCCATGATCGGGCCGATGCTGATGGACCCGGCGCTGCGCGTGGGCGCCGCGCTCGGCATCGCGTCCACGGCGAGCGCCTTCCTCGTGAGCGTGGCGGGCTACAGCGTCGCCGCCCTATTGAACGCCGCGCTGCTGCGGCCGGATCCCCTGGCCATCGCGCGCGAGCTCGAGGGGCAGCCGAGCGCCGCACGCGAGGCGGCGTCGCGGCCCGTCGATCGTGCGCGGACGTTCGGCGAGCTGCTGGGCGACCTCCGGGTGCAGATCGCGCTCACCACGCTGATGGTGAGCCAGTTCGTGATGATCGCCACCACGTCCACCTCGCCGGTGTATCTCCACGACCAGGGGCACCGGGTCGGTGTCATCGGCATCGCGGTGGCCCTGCACCTCGCCGGGATGTACGTGTCCTCGCCGCTCTCCGGCTGGCTCAGCGATCGCTTCGGGCGCCTGCCCATGATCGGGCTCGGCGCGCTCGTCCTGATCGCGGCCGTGATGCTGGCCGGTCTGGCGCCGGGGACCAATGGCCCGCTGGTGATCCTCGGCCTCTTCGTGAACGGAATCGGCTGGAATCTTGCCTTCGTCGCGGGGAGCGCGCTGCTGACCGACGCGCTCGCGCCCGCGGAGCGCGCATCCATCCAGGGCCTCGCCGATCTGTTCATGGGGCTCATGGGCGCTCTCGGCTCCGCGGTGGGCGGGATGATCCTCGGGCTCTGGGGGTTCGCGATCCTGAATGCGGTGGGGGCGGTCCTCACGTTCGGTCCGCTCGCCGTCACGCTCGTGCGGCGGCCGGCGCTGGCGACCGCCTCGGCGCGCACGCCTCTGCTATAG
- a CDS encoding integrase core domain-containing protein, with the protein MIKLSDVKVRPQYRTRVRYRLLVLEYAWQHGPAAAGRHYGLSARTIRRWRKRWRRGGVEGLVPAYPRHRARRVPPAAVELIRQARQELGYGAARARLWLQRVHGVRLAMGTIQRVFRDMGLPRLRRTRKREPRQMKLFEKAEPGESIQVDVKYVQIAGRWAFQYTALDDCTRFRVLRLYRRLHHRSSLAFLAELRQAFPFPIKRLQCDHGQEFSFAFVLGVEAAGIRHRYIRPRRPQQNGKVERSHRIDQEEFWGRQPFASFEAASAALQGWETRYNYQRFSLALEGRTPAEKLAALRPPVRAA; encoded by the coding sequence ATGATCAAGCTTAGCGATGTGAAGGTGCGGCCGCAGTATCGGACGCGGGTTCGGTATCGCCTGCTCGTTCTAGAGTATGCGTGGCAGCACGGGCCCGCCGCCGCGGGGCGCCACTACGGCTTGAGTGCTCGGACGATTCGGCGGTGGCGGAAGCGCTGGCGGCGCGGCGGCGTCGAGGGGCTGGTGCCGGCCTATCCCCGGCACCGGGCGCGACGGGTGCCGCCCGCGGCCGTCGAGCTGATCCGCCAAGCGCGCCAGGAGCTCGGCTACGGGGCGGCGCGCGCGCGGCTCTGGCTGCAGCGCGTGCACGGGGTCCGGCTCGCAATGGGCACCATTCAGCGAGTGTTTCGGGACATGGGGCTGCCCCGCCTGCGGCGGACCCGCAAGCGGGAACCCCGCCAGATGAAGCTCTTCGAGAAAGCGGAACCGGGCGAGTCGATTCAGGTCGACGTGAAATACGTGCAGATCGCGGGCCGCTGGGCGTTTCAGTACACGGCCCTGGACGACTGTACGCGCTTCCGCGTCCTGCGGCTCTACCGACGTTTGCATCACCGCTCGAGTCTCGCCTTCCTCGCCGAGCTTCGGCAGGCCTTCCCGTTCCCCATCAAACGGCTGCAGTGTGATCATGGGCAAGAGTTCTCCTTCGCCTTCGTCCTGGGGGTCGAAGCCGCCGGGATCCGCCACCGGTACATTCGGCCCCGCCGGCCGCAACAGAACGGCAAAGTCGAGCGGAGCCATCGGATCGATCAGGAGGAGTTCTGGGGCCGACAACCGTTCGCGAGCTTCGAGGCGGCCAGTGCCGCCCTTCAGGGCTGGGAGACCAGGTACAACTATCAACGCTTCTCGCTGGCCCTTGAGGGCCGCACACCGGCCGAAAAACTTGCCGCGCTTCGACCACCCGTGCGGGCAGCCTAG
- a CDS encoding tetratricopeptide repeat protein — protein sequence MTRTDRYGLPLTTSSPVAAEQLQLGMDRLLAYGRGADTAFAAALAADEGFAMAHAGQALHHFFMADGAAARAAVARARERVGGASRREQQHVEALGAIVGGETARGLALIEAHTRDFPRDALLVKQASSSIGFSGRADREAYRTGYLEALASAFGDDWWFQSELAFVYHETGRFAESQALSERSLAQYPANANASHNIAHVFFETLDHDGGVAFLEQWLEGYDRDAPYHCHLAWHLGLFELHRGRIDRVLEIFDRDIQPASNPRLAVMDGPAALWRLRLYGHDEGRARWTPLAALAAKVARPGFVFGDVHAALAYAASGDTQAMTALLDSLRALAGKGHPVAQVGYPLAQGIAAFAAGDHAGALRHFEPIEAEIHRMGGSHAQWEIIEETMVVAYLRLGRAEDAARLLRKRLARRPTPQDARWLDAAEARAAR from the coding sequence ATGACCCGCACCGATCGCTACGGCCTGCCGCTGACCACGTCCTCGCCCGTCGCCGCCGAGCAGCTCCAGCTCGGCATGGATCGCCTCCTCGCCTACGGCCGCGGCGCCGACACCGCGTTCGCGGCCGCGCTCGCCGCCGACGAGGGCTTCGCGATGGCCCACGCGGGGCAGGCCCTCCACCATTTCTTCATGGCCGACGGCGCGGCGGCGCGGGCCGCCGTCGCTCGCGCGCGCGAGCGCGTCGGGGGCGCCAGCCGCCGTGAGCAGCAGCACGTGGAGGCCCTCGGCGCGATCGTGGGCGGGGAGACGGCGCGCGGCCTCGCGCTGATCGAGGCGCACACGCGGGACTTTCCGCGCGACGCCCTGCTCGTGAAGCAGGCCAGCAGCAGCATCGGCTTCAGCGGGCGCGCCGATCGCGAGGCGTATCGCACCGGCTATCTCGAAGCCCTCGCGTCCGCCTTCGGCGATGACTGGTGGTTCCAGTCGGAGCTGGCCTTCGTCTATCACGAGACGGGGCGCTTCGCGGAGTCCCAGGCGCTGTCCGAGCGCTCGCTCGCCCAGTACCCGGCCAACGCCAATGCCAGCCACAACATCGCCCACGTCTTCTTCGAGACGCTCGATCATGACGGCGGGGTGGCGTTCCTCGAGCAATGGCTCGAGGGCTACGACCGCGATGCTCCCTATCACTGCCACCTCGCCTGGCACCTCGGGCTCTTCGAGCTGCACCGCGGCCGCATCGACCGCGTGCTCGAGATCTTCGACCGCGACATCCAGCCCGCGTCCAATCCCCGGCTCGCGGTGATGGATGGGCCCGCCGCCCTCTGGCGGCTCCGGCTCTACGGTCACGACGAGGGCCGCGCGCGCTGGACGCCGCTCGCCGCGCTGGCCGCGAAGGTGGCGCGGCCCGGCTTCGTGTTCGGCGACGTGCACGCCGCGCTCGCCTATGCGGCGAGCGGGGACACGCAGGCCATGACGGCGCTGCTCGACAGCCTGCGCGCGCTCGCCGGGAAAGGCCACCCCGTGGCGCAGGTGGGCTATCCGCTCGCCCAGGGCATCGCCGCTTTCGCGGCGGGTGATCATGCCGGCGCGCTTCGTCACTTCGAGCCCATCGAGGCCGAAATCCACCGCATGGGCGGCAGCCATGCCCAGTGGGAGATCATCGAGGAGACGATGGTGGTCGCGTACCTGCGTCTCGGTCGCGCCGAGGACGCCGCGCGGCTCCTCCGCAAGCGCCTGGCCCGACGGCCCACCCCGCAGGACGCGCGCTGGCTCGACGCCGCCGAGGCGCGCGCCGCGCGCTAG
- a CDS encoding MFS transporter: MASSPRVFYGWWITVSFAVMVFMSAGIRHAVGPFLKPMVADLGVDRAAFSLVIALGLFLYGAFMPWVGSLADRLGPRMVTSAGALLLAISLALVGFCQNLWQLALIYGVVASIGLAATGPVVANAVVSRWFNRRRGMAVSLLGSASMTGMSLLVPVVAWLIETYGWRATYGIMGGAVLLGMLPLCLLVVRDTPESMGLGADGDALAPEATRVAPVRTPASAALRTVAFWQLAGSFFTCGFSMSLISSHGVPMLTDHGYTPIFASWIIGVLGVSSIVFTMGLGAVADRYGARPVLGSIYAGRALIFAGLYLIRDNPWAILAVAAVGGATIAGSMSMTSMLTASIYGRYSVGSILGVIFLCHQTGAALGSSIAGALFESTGGYGVMYTVACLFLLAAALVSLRVDSGTRVVRWVPRRVGA, from the coding sequence ATGGCCTCCTCGCCTCGCGTCTTCTACGGCTGGTGGATCACGGTGTCGTTCGCGGTGATGGTCTTCATGTCCGCCGGCATCCGTCACGCGGTGGGCCCGTTCCTCAAGCCGATGGTGGCCGACCTCGGCGTGGACCGCGCGGCGTTCTCCCTCGTGATCGCGCTGGGGCTCTTCCTCTACGGTGCGTTCATGCCGTGGGTGGGGAGCCTCGCCGATCGCCTCGGGCCGCGCATGGTGACCTCCGCGGGCGCCCTGCTGCTCGCGATCTCGCTCGCGCTGGTCGGGTTCTGCCAGAACCTCTGGCAGCTCGCGCTGATCTACGGTGTCGTCGCGTCCATCGGGCTCGCCGCCACCGGACCCGTCGTCGCCAACGCGGTGGTATCGCGCTGGTTCAACCGGCGGCGCGGGATGGCGGTGTCGCTGCTCGGCAGCGCCTCGATGACGGGCATGAGCCTGCTCGTGCCGGTGGTGGCCTGGCTCATCGAGACCTACGGGTGGCGCGCCACCTACGGCATCATGGGCGGCGCGGTGCTTCTCGGCATGCTGCCGCTCTGCCTCCTCGTCGTGCGCGACACGCCGGAGTCCATGGGTCTCGGCGCCGATGGGGACGCGCTCGCCCCGGAGGCGACGAGGGTCGCGCCCGTGCGCACGCCCGCGAGCGCGGCGCTCCGCACGGTGGCGTTCTGGCAGCTCGCGGGGTCGTTCTTCACCTGCGGCTTCTCCATGAGCCTCATCTCGTCGCACGGCGTCCCGATGCTCACCGACCACGGCTACACGCCGATCTTCGCCTCGTGGATCATCGGCGTGCTCGGCGTGTCCAGCATCGTGTTCACGATGGGGCTCGGCGCGGTCGCCGACCGCTATGGCGCGCGGCCGGTGCTGGGCAGCATCTACGCGGGGCGCGCGCTCATCTTCGCGGGCCTCTACTTGATCCGCGACAATCCCTGGGCCATCCTCGCCGTCGCCGCGGTGGGCGGCGCCACCATCGCCGGGTCCATGTCGATGACGTCCATGCTCACCGCGAGTATCTACGGGCGTTACTCGGTGGGCTCGATCCTCGGCGTGATCTTCCTCTGCCATCAGACCGGCGCCGCGCTGGGCTCCTCGATCGCCGGCGCCCTCTTCGAATCGACCGGCGGCTATGGCGTCATGTACACCGTCGCCTGCCTGTTCCTGCTCGCCGCGGCGCTGGTCAGCCTGCGCGTGGACAGCGGGACGCGGGTGGTGCGCTGGGTGCCGCGCCGTGTGGGCGCCTGA
- a CDS encoding acetamidase/formamidase family protein codes for MSTDERITDEAGNGRRDFLKGVVAVGGLAASAVGAQLSSVTSAQAQPGRVPGTTNHYYVPATDKTVHWGYFSKLLKPQVEVSSGDYVTLETITHHANDDADRMVKGDPGVESIYHWDRNGKNVDRRGAGPMNPTLFGRGAGEGLGVHICTGPVAVRGAMPGDILEVRIVDVKPRPCANPLYKGKAFGSNAAAWWGFHYKLLETDPKPREVITIYEVDATGERNWAKGVYNFQWTPQTDPFGVVHKIIDYPGVPVDHKTVQERHGILKNIRVPIRPHFGVLGLAPSEADYVDSIPPNYVGGNIDDWRIGKGATMYYPVAVPGALLSAGDPHASQGDSELCGTAIECSLTGTFQLILRKKDTLAGTALAGLEYPLLETQDEWVLHGFSYPKYLTDLGAKAQSDIYSKSSVDLAMQDAFRKARHFLMNTRGLSEDEANSLLSVGADFGITQVVDGNWGVHAIIKKALFAGE; via the coding sequence ATGTCGACGGACGAGCGAATCACTGACGAAGCAGGGAATGGACGTCGGGACTTCCTGAAGGGCGTGGTGGCGGTGGGTGGCCTGGCCGCCTCCGCCGTCGGCGCCCAGCTCTCGTCGGTGACGAGCGCCCAGGCTCAGCCCGGCCGCGTGCCCGGCACGACCAATCACTACTATGTCCCGGCCACCGACAAGACGGTGCACTGGGGCTACTTCAGCAAGCTCCTCAAGCCCCAGGTCGAGGTGAGCTCGGGCGACTACGTCACGCTCGAGACCATCACGCATCACGCCAATGACGACGCGGACCGGATGGTGAAGGGCGACCCCGGCGTGGAGAGCATCTACCACTGGGACCGTAACGGGAAGAACGTGGACCGGCGCGGCGCCGGGCCCATGAATCCCACGCTGTTCGGCCGCGGGGCCGGCGAAGGCCTCGGCGTCCACATCTGCACGGGTCCGGTGGCGGTCCGCGGCGCCATGCCGGGCGACATCCTCGAGGTGCGTATCGTCGACGTGAAGCCGCGGCCGTGCGCCAATCCTCTGTACAAGGGCAAGGCGTTCGGCAGCAACGCCGCCGCGTGGTGGGGATTCCACTACAAGCTGCTCGAGACCGACCCCAAGCCCCGCGAGGTGATCACCATCTACGAGGTCGACGCCACTGGCGAGCGCAACTGGGCGAAGGGCGTGTACAATTTCCAGTGGACGCCGCAGACGGACCCCTTCGGCGTGGTTCACAAGATCATCGACTATCCCGGCGTGCCCGTGGACCACAAGACCGTGCAAGAGCGGCACGGCATCCTGAAGAACATCCGCGTCCCGATCCGCCCCCACTTCGGCGTGCTCGGGCTGGCGCCGAGCGAGGCCGACTACGTGGACTCGATCCCGCCCAACTACGTGGGGGGCAACATCGACGACTGGCGCATCGGCAAGGGGGCGACCATGTACTACCCGGTCGCGGTGCCGGGTGCGCTGCTCTCGGCCGGTGACCCGCACGCTTCCCAGGGCGACTCCGAGCTCTGCGGCACCGCCATCGAGTGCTCGCTCACCGGCACCTTCCAGCTCATCCTCCGGAAGAAGGACACGCTGGCGGGCACCGCGCTGGCCGGCCTCGAGTACCCGCTGCTCGAGACCCAGGACGAGTGGGTGCTGCACGGCTTCAGCTATCCCAAGTACCTCACCGATCTCGGGGCGAAGGCGCAGTCGGACATCTACTCGAAATCCTCGGTGGACCTCGCCATGCAGGACGCCTTCAGGAAGGCGCGCCATTTCCTCATGAACACCCGCGGCCTGTCGGAGGACGAGGCGAACTCGCTCCTGTCGGTCGGCGCGGATTTCGGCATCACCCAGGTCGTGGACGGTAACTGGGGCGTGCACGCGATCATCAAGAAGGCGCTCTTCGCCGGCGAATAG
- a CDS encoding putative quinol monooxygenase, producing MPDVLTVVAKIRAAKGKGDALAALLKEQVAAVKKAEPGCLVYRPHRSTKDPDLFIFYEQYKDDAAFDVHRKAPHLAAYRERREKEGLTEGPAEVEIYRSITD from the coding sequence ATGCCGGACGTGCTCACCGTCGTGGCGAAGATCCGGGCGGCCAAGGGCAAGGGCGACGCGCTCGCCGCGCTCTTGAAGGAGCAAGTCGCCGCGGTGAAGAAGGCCGAGCCGGGCTGCCTGGTCTACCGCCCGCACCGCTCGACCAAGGACCCTGACCTCTTCATCTTCTACGAGCAGTACAAGGACGACGCCGCCTTCGACGTGCACCGGAAGGCCCCGCACCTCGCCGCCTATCGCGAGCGGCGGGAGAAGGAGGGGCTCACCGAGGGCCCGGCGGAAGTCGAGATCTACCGCTCGATCACCGACTAG
- a CDS encoding LLM class flavin-dependent oxidoreductase: MITKFSNVYAGHVDLGDIGQDATPANERRYSNAHLASVFEKTEAIARVMDDHGFHTLWLAEHHFQHEGYEVIPNILMAAVHLAHLTSRLRIGCGFNITPMWHPLRLAEDFATADILTKGRTVFGVGRGYHTREVETFGAPMLDQEANRALFEEQVEIIMKAFNSESFSHQGTHYTLPPAVPYRGYELKELTLVPRPLHLPVETWQPVVSASARGLDFMHKHGIKGLIGGGAATMAEKSIYAFRESAQRAGKDWKLGEGLSLGIFYYLADSRERGIREITPFYEEHVKMFGPLGFVPGITPTQLAASTERAGWRAAGVPTVEDYMKVGAWFAGPPEELVAYLRELESRFPGLEYVHLSNSMGTPKAVMVEQLAWLGKEVMPHFTGR, encoded by the coding sequence ATGATCACCAAGTTCTCCAATGTGTATGCCGGCCACGTGGACCTGGGCGACATCGGCCAGGACGCCACGCCCGCCAACGAGCGCCGCTACTCGAACGCGCACCTCGCCTCGGTGTTCGAGAAGACCGAGGCCATCGCGCGGGTCATGGACGATCACGGGTTCCACACCCTGTGGCTCGCCGAGCATCACTTTCAGCACGAGGGCTACGAGGTCATCCCGAACATCCTGATGGCGGCCGTGCATCTCGCCCACCTCACCTCCCGCCTCCGCATCGGCTGTGGGTTCAACATCACCCCCATGTGGCATCCCCTGCGGCTCGCCGAGGACTTTGCCACCGCCGACATCCTCACCAAGGGGCGCACGGTGTTCGGCGTGGGCCGTGGCTACCACACGCGAGAGGTCGAGACGTTCGGCGCGCCCATGCTCGATCAGGAGGCCAATCGCGCGCTCTTCGAGGAGCAGGTCGAGATCATCATGAAGGCCTTCAACTCGGAGTCCTTCTCGCACCAGGGCACGCACTACACGCTGCCGCCGGCGGTGCCGTATCGCGGCTACGAGCTCAAAGAGCTGACGCTGGTGCCGCGGCCCCTCCATCTGCCGGTGGAGACATGGCAGCCGGTGGTGAGCGCGAGCGCGCGCGGCCTCGACTTCATGCACAAGCACGGGATCAAAGGCCTGATCGGCGGCGGCGCCGCCACCATGGCGGAGAAGTCCATCTACGCGTTCCGGGAGTCCGCCCAGCGCGCGGGCAAGGACTGGAAGCTCGGCGAGGGACTGAGCCTCGGCATCTTCTACTACCTCGCCGACTCGCGCGAGCGCGGTATCCGCGAGATCACCCCCTTCTACGAGGAGCACGTGAAGATGTTCGGCCCCCTCGGCTTCGTGCCCGGCATCACGCCGACCCAGCTCGCCGCCTCGACCGAGCGGGCCGGCTGGCGCGCGGCGGGCGTGCCGACCGTCGAGGACTACATGAAGGTCGGCGCGTGGTTCGCCGGCCCGCCCGAGGAGCTGGTGGCCTACCTGCGCGAGCTCGAGTCGCGCTTCCCCGGCCTCGAGTACGTGCACCTCTCCAACAGCATGGGCACGCCCAAGGCGGTGATGGTCGAGCAGCTCGCCTGGCTCGGCAAGGAGGTCATGCCGCATTTCACCGGGCGGTGA